From Pan paniscus chromosome 9, NHGRI_mPanPan1-v2.0_pri, whole genome shotgun sequence, the proteins below share one genomic window:
- the SLC35C1 gene encoding GDP-fucose transporter 1 isoform X1, protein MNRAPLKRSRILHMALTGASDPSAEAEANGEKPFLLRALRIALVVSLYWVTSISMVFLNKYLLDSPSLRLDTPIFVTFYQCLVTTLLCKGLSALAACCPGTVDFPSLRLDLRVARSVLPLSVVFIGMITFNNLCLKYVGVAFYNVGRSLTTVFNVLLSYLLLKQTTSFYALLTCGIIIGGFWLGVDQEGAEGTLSWLGTVFGVLASLCVSLNAIYTTKVLPAVDGSIWRLTFYNNVNACVLFLPLLLLLGELQALRDFAQLGSAHFWGMMTLGGLFGFAIGYVTGLQIKFTSPLTHNVSGTAKACAQTVLAVLYYEETKSFLWWTSNMMVLGGSSAYTWVRGWEMKKSPEEPSPKDSEKSAMGV, encoded by the exons ATGAATAGGGCCCCTCTGAAGCGGTCCAGGATCCTGCACATGGCGCTGACCGGGGCCTCAGACCCCTCTGCAGAGGCAGAGGCCAACGGGGAGAAGCCCTTTCTGCTGCGGGCATTGCGGATCGCGCTGGTGGTCTCCCTCTACTGGGTCACCTCCATCTCCATGGTGTTCCTTAATAAGTACCTGCTGGACAGCCCCTCCCTGCGGCTGGACACCCCCATCTTCGTCACCTTCTACCAGTGCCTGGTGACCACGCTGCTGTGCAAAGGCCTCAGCGCTCTGGCCGCCTGCTGCCCTGGTACCGTGGACTTCCCCAGCTTGCGCCTGGACCTCAGGGTGGCCCGCAGCGTCCTGCCCCTGTCGGTGGTCTTCATCGGCATGATCACCTTCAATAACCTCTGCCTCAAGTACGTCGGTGTGGCCTTCTACAATGTGGGCCGCTCGCTCACCACCGTCTTCAACGTGCTGCTCTCCTACCTGCTGCTCAAGCAGACCACCTCCTTCTATGCCCTGCTCACCTGCGGCATCATCATCG GGGGCTTCTGGCTTGGTGTGGACCAGGAGGGGGCAGAAGGCACCCTGTCGTGGCTGGGCACTGTCTTCGGCGTGCTGGCTAGCCTCTGTGTCTCGCTCAACGCCATCTACACCACGAAGGTGCTTCCGGCGGTGGACGGCAGCATCTGGCGCCTGACTTTCTACAACAACGTCAACGCCTGCGTCCTCTTCCTGCCCCTGCTCCTGCTGCTTGGGGAGCTTCAGGCCCTGCGTGACTTTGCCCAGCTGGGCAGTGCCCACTTCTGGGGGATGATGACGCTGGGCGGCCTGTTTGGCTTTGCCATCGGCTACGTGACAGGACTGCAGATCAAGTTCACCAGTCCGCTGACCCACAATGTGTCGGGCACGGCCAAGGCCTGTGCCCAGACAGTGCTGGCCGTGCTCTACTACGAGGAGACCAAGAGCTTCCTCTGGTGGACGAGCAACATGATGGTGCTGGGCGGCTCCTCCGCCTACACCTGGGTCAGGGGCTGGGAGATGAAGAAGAGTCCAGAGGAGCCCAGCCCCAAAGACAGCGAGAAGAGCGCCATGGGGGTGTGA
- the SLC35C1 gene encoding GDP-fucose transporter 1 isoform X2: MALTGASDPSAEAEANGEKPFLLRALRIALVVSLYWVTSISMVFLNKYLLDSPSLRLDTPIFVTFYQCLVTTLLCKGLSALAACCPGTVDFPSLRLDLRVARSVLPLSVVFIGMITFNNLCLKYVGVAFYNVGRSLTTVFNVLLSYLLLKQTTSFYALLTCGIIIGGFWLGVDQEGAEGTLSWLGTVFGVLASLCVSLNAIYTTKVLPAVDGSIWRLTFYNNVNACVLFLPLLLLLGELQALRDFAQLGSAHFWGMMTLGGLFGFAIGYVTGLQIKFTSPLTHNVSGTAKACAQTVLAVLYYEETKSFLWWTSNMMVLGGSSAYTWVRGWEMKKSPEEPSPKDSEKSAMGV, translated from the exons ATGGCGCTGACCGGGGCCTCAGACCCCTCTGCAGAGGCAGAGGCCAACGGGGAGAAGCCCTTTCTGCTGCGGGCATTGCGGATCGCGCTGGTGGTCTCCCTCTACTGGGTCACCTCCATCTCCATGGTGTTCCTTAATAAGTACCTGCTGGACAGCCCCTCCCTGCGGCTGGACACCCCCATCTTCGTCACCTTCTACCAGTGCCTGGTGACCACGCTGCTGTGCAAAGGCCTCAGCGCTCTGGCCGCCTGCTGCCCTGGTACCGTGGACTTCCCCAGCTTGCGCCTGGACCTCAGGGTGGCCCGCAGCGTCCTGCCCCTGTCGGTGGTCTTCATCGGCATGATCACCTTCAATAACCTCTGCCTCAAGTACGTCGGTGTGGCCTTCTACAATGTGGGCCGCTCGCTCACCACCGTCTTCAACGTGCTGCTCTCCTACCTGCTGCTCAAGCAGACCACCTCCTTCTATGCCCTGCTCACCTGCGGCATCATCATCG GGGGCTTCTGGCTTGGTGTGGACCAGGAGGGGGCAGAAGGCACCCTGTCGTGGCTGGGCACTGTCTTCGGCGTGCTGGCTAGCCTCTGTGTCTCGCTCAACGCCATCTACACCACGAAGGTGCTTCCGGCGGTGGACGGCAGCATCTGGCGCCTGACTTTCTACAACAACGTCAACGCCTGCGTCCTCTTCCTGCCCCTGCTCCTGCTGCTTGGGGAGCTTCAGGCCCTGCGTGACTTTGCCCAGCTGGGCAGTGCCCACTTCTGGGGGATGATGACGCTGGGCGGCCTGTTTGGCTTTGCCATCGGCTACGTGACAGGACTGCAGATCAAGTTCACCAGTCCGCTGACCCACAATGTGTCGGGCACGGCCAAGGCCTGTGCCCAGACAGTGCTGGCCGTGCTCTACTACGAGGAGACCAAGAGCTTCCTCTGGTGGACGAGCAACATGATGGTGCTGGGCGGCTCCTCCGCCTACACCTGGGTCAGGGGCTGGGAGATGAAGAAGAGTCCAGAGGAGCCCAGCCCCAAAGACAGCGAGAAGAGCGCCATGGGGGTGTGA